One Aegilops tauschii subsp. strangulata cultivar AL8/78 chromosome 2, Aet v6.0, whole genome shotgun sequence genomic window, TTAAGCTTCGAGCTGATGGATTCATCCAATGCCCTCTCTGCAAGCTCATAAACCATGGAATGGCCTTCTGGACCAGCAATCTTCTCCTTCAGCAAGTACCTGGGCAAAGATACCAAGTCAAAAAAACAAAAGTTGCCAATGAAATACACACTCTGCAGCACACCCTGAAAGTACCAGCAACCTTTGTTGCACTAGTAGTTCAAGCGCCTGCTTATTGTTGCCGAGAACAGGGTGGTTCTCATCAGTCTCATTTAATCCCAACCGTTTCAGCTGACGCCAAAGGTCCTCTGAAACGTATTTGTCAAAAATCAGTAATATCAAACGATAAAACCTCCTGACTACTGTGGGAAAAAGAACCAGCAATGCCTACCTTCAGAGATCTTGCCACCAGCGACATGAACAATGCTTATGACAACAAAAGCAAACCCAGACACATGGGCACGCTCCGTATCCTCGACATACTTGCTGTACACCTCAGGGTCCAGCTTACTTACCAGGACGTAGCTCTTTGCATCCTGATTACCTAAACACAGCTCGAGGTCATTCTTAAGCTCAGCCACTTTCTACCTTACTACATCATCAGCAAAGATCCAGGCTGCCGTGTGGGCGACGacattgcaagatctaaagaagAAGAAAAGCAAGCTTACTGGGCTGCTGGGAGGAGGGGCGTCCGGAGCGGGTGGACGTGGCGCGGGTCCTCTGGAGCTCCCTCATCTCATAGCCGAAGGTTGCGGCAAGCCTGTCCCCAGCTTCCTTGATGACGAGCGCAGGGAGCGCTCGCTGGCGGTAGTTCTTGGTGATGATCTGGGTGAGCTCCTCCCGCTTGATGGGGCAGCCGGAGTTCTGGTGCGTCTTGAAGAGCGCGTAGCGCATTACCTCGGCCACCAACTTGTCCTTCTCCTGCAGGGCCCGGTTTGGGCGGATAAAAACGTCGAACACCTTGCGTGCGGAGGTCGAACTGGGAAACGGGGAGGAGCAGGGTGTGGCGTACCTCCGTGGAGATGTCGATCTGGGCGAGTTCGTCGCTGGTCGCCATGCGATCCAAGAACTGTATGACGGAGAGGAGAGCGGGAGGGATTGCGGCGATTTGGGGCGGAGCAGAAGAACCCTAGGGTCGCAGTAAGCGGTTTGTTTTCGTGGTAGAGCGGCGCGAGGGAGACACGGCGGGAAACTGAACCGAGCGGATGGAGGGAGCGGAgacgcgcccgcgcccgcgccttTTTTTTTAGGGAAGGCCGGCTAGCTTTATTGCAACTTAAACAGGTAAAACATCATCCACAAGTCTAGAGACTAGACAGCCCGGCGGCTCGTCTGTCCAACTACTAAAAATCTTATTACAAAAACTATGTCTAGCTAGCACATGTGCCGCATCATTACACACCCGAGAGCAATGATTAAAATTGACCTTCCCAATAGACGTAGCCGCATCCACACACTCCGCAAAAATAGCCGCAGCAGCGTCCCACCATCTTGTTTGTCCAGAACAGTAATCAATCACCATGAGTGAGTCAGACTCTGCTTCAACTCGAGGAAAGCCCAGAGTATTAGCAAACACTAATCCATCTCGCATAGCCAATGCTTCTGTAGTCACCACATCCGCTGCAAGAGGAATATAGCGACATTGTGCAGCCAAGAAATTTCCTTTAGGATCTCTGATGACCGCCGCCGTAGCTCCAGTTCCCTCGTCCAGATTAAAAGATGCATCAACGTTAACTTTTACAAATTTGGGCTATGGTTTTCTCCATCTTTGCTCCTGTATAACACGATTCTTGGGGTTCATCTGTTGAAAGTTATTAGCTATAGCAAGGACAGAGAGGGGCCATCTCATCGAAGGGGGTGGAGCTCCTCCATGCGTTATCTCACGCCGAACCCACCATAGATACCAGAATCCAACAGCCAGCACCTGCTTCACATCAAGACTAGGTTTGAGAGGGAGTGGTCTGTCCTCTGCCAACAGAAGGTGTTCCAAAATGATAGACCCCGACCGGTCCACTGTCATAGCTTCTTCAATGATATCAACAATGCCTAATCTTTGCCAGAGCTCATGTGCATGTGTACATTCAAAGAATAGGTGGCGCACATCTTCCGCAGCCTGATGGCATATCGGACAGGATCCATTAGAGCCTACATGTCTGTTTGCAAGTATTGACTTCAAGGGAATTATTCCGTGGAGAGCGCGCCAACAAAAAATCTGCACCTTACGTGGGACTTGCAATTTCCAGACTTTACTCCAGATTTCCGCTGATCTTGAGCCAGACGGACGTGCCAAGACATTTGCATGCTGCCGGTAAATCTGAAACCATTGTATGTGGTAAGCCGATCTAACTGAAAACACCCCTCTCCGATCGGGATTCCAAGCAATAAAGTCCTCAAACGCTGCAGTATTCAAGGGGATTTGCAAGATCCTTCGGACATCAACAGGATTGAATATAGAGCGGATTAGTGGTTCATCCCATGCAACGGTGTAGGGATCAATCAAATCACTAACCGTAGAGAGAATAGACGGTCCTCTGCTTGAGATTACCCTCCTGTCAGGACTCGATGGTACCCAAGGGTCAGTCCATATCTTGACATTTTCGCCTGTTCCTATTCGCCAGATATATCCCAATTTAAAAGTTTCTAATCCTTTCATTATACTCTGCCAAGTGAAGGAAGCTCCACTTTTTAAAGTTGCTTGGAGTAGACTTCCATTTTCGCCCGCGCCTTAATGGTGTGTTGCCCAAAAGTTCTTGCAATAGACGTACTCCGATTTAGGGGCTCTCTCAATAAACGGGTCTAAGAACATCTTTAGCACATACCGTAAAACTTCAGGGAAGTGCGTTATACGGGACATGTCAAAAAATTGGCCCGATCAGATCGCGAAAAAGGGTCTGGCCCGTAAAAATTTTAGAGGCTCGTAAACCACCCGTGTTTCCTCTATATATTCGGGCGGCGACGCTTTTTAGGGCTCCCGTCCCACATATCTCGAACCCTCCTCCGCCACGAACCTTCTCCCTCCGGCGAGAAACCAATTCCCCTCCGGTAGCCATTTGGCGCATCCGGCCACCCAATCTCTCCGGCGATGTGTACCGTGGGTGCAGGGCGTGGCGGCGGCTACGGTTTATTCGGTCGTCGCGGTCGTGCGCAAAtatgaaatacggttatttaaataGTGACAGTTATTTGCAATGGCATATGATTAACAgtagcatctattgtgttataattggcactacattgacagtatgaaagtacccttaagtaagtagcatcacatcacatcaacactgccactagattaagacTAGCCAAAGTGGGAGTAACTTTAGCAGTAACAGCGAGTCCAACTcagcaaatttgcttatgtggcaatgagttaatgaggagagaggtagtttgagtaacttagctagttactgtaacatcacatgtcccaatgcaatatgagtctataacctaataaatgaagctttgcatgtcacatgtctgcatttgtcccttttttatctcctcggcgacattttcctatgtgagcacaggaaatctagacctgctcgttctcatttgcgttgtcccccaacacccctcactgtctttcctttttcgaccaagagacgggtccacttcccccacccttcgccatccaccacgCTTTCTTCACCTTTTCagccaagagaccggttgggtagccagtatctactactttcccccgtttcctctttgaagcaagtcctagattcatgctacagctttcccactttcttctcggtttgaaccaactcttagattcgactgtatgaactagctttacctctaataatagtaaaagtcttgGTGGCTTTGAAACAGTCGACgaaagtagaaaaagatccacacacAGCCACGTGGGAGCTGgagcagtagagcaaggcaggtttcgaaggaatatatgcCTGAGGGTCGTCgacatgtggcaaagacggcgtcgggaggccgcatcttggccacaataccgcagggaggaagaaggggtcggaggccgtcccgagccggcgctgtctcggagagaacggcacggccgccgattgGGACGCGCGGGCAGCTGTTGGTCTCCTTCCTCGCCGCCGATGACCgtgtgaacgatgcacctacacccctgccacCGTCGAGGTGGTCCGGCCGGATTTGCGACCTgccgtgagcagagagagagtgtggccacctatgtcttgct contains:
- the LOC109750934 gene encoding uncharacterized protein, encoding MATSDELAQIDISTEEKDKLVAEVMRYALFKTHQNSGCPIKREELTQIITKNYRQRALPALVIKEAGDRLAATFGYEMRELQRTRATSTRSGRPSSQQPSNQDAKSYVLVSKLDPEVYSKYVEDTERAHVSGFAFVVISIVHVAGGKISEEDLWRQLKRLGLNETDENHPVLGNNKQALELLVQQRYLLKEKIAGPEGHSMVYELAERALDESISSKLKEYISQVVGVSTATAE